A window of Jannaschia sp. M317 contains these coding sequences:
- a CDS encoding D-glycerate dehydrogenase: MPTSRLSVVVTRRLPEPVETRMRELFDVRLSDSEHPMSRDQIAAAMQEADILVPTITDKIDAPMLGMAGERLKLIANYGAGVDHIDVATARQRGILVSNTPGVLTEDTADIAMALILATARRMAEGIAQMRDGVWEGWAPEALLGMRLRGKRLGILGMGRIGQALARRAQAFGMSVHYHNRRRLHAGLEEPLEATYWESLDQMVSRVDVLSINAPHTPASFHLLNARRLKLMKPTAVIVNTSRGEVVDENALTRMLRAGELAGAGLDVYERGQGVNPRLRELPNVVLLPHMGSATREARLEMGERVLVNMQTFADGHRPPDQVVPSML; encoded by the coding sequence GTGCCAACAAGCCGCCTGAGTGTTGTCGTCACGCGACGCCTGCCCGAACCGGTCGAGACCCGCATGCGGGAGCTGTTCGACGTCCGCCTGAGCGACAGCGAGCACCCCATGTCCCGCGACCAGATCGCCGCCGCCATGCAAGAGGCGGATATCCTGGTGCCCACGATCACCGACAAGATCGACGCGCCGATGCTTGGCATGGCGGGCGAGCGGCTGAAATTGATTGCGAACTACGGGGCCGGGGTCGATCATATCGACGTGGCCACGGCGCGGCAGCGGGGCATCCTGGTGTCGAACACACCCGGTGTCCTGACCGAGGACACGGCGGACATCGCCATGGCCCTGATCCTGGCCACCGCGCGGCGGATGGCCGAGGGAATCGCACAGATGCGCGACGGCGTCTGGGAAGGCTGGGCCCCCGAGGCATTGCTGGGCATGCGTCTGCGCGGCAAGCGGCTGGGCATCCTGGGCATGGGGCGCATCGGTCAGGCGCTGGCGCGACGGGCGCAGGCCTTCGGCATGTCCGTGCATTACCACAACCGCCGCCGCCTGCATGCCGGGTTGGAGGAGCCGTTGGAGGCGACCTATTGGGAAAGCCTCGACCAGATGGTGTCCCGCGTCGATGTCCTGTCCATCAACGCGCCCCACACACCGGCCAGCTTTCATTTGCTGAACGCCCGACGTCTCAAGCTGATGAAGCCCACGGCGGTGATCGTGAACACGTCACGCGGAGAGGTGGTGGATGAAAACGCCCTGACCCGGATGCTGCGCGCCGGGGAACTGGCCGGTGCGGGGCTGGATGTCTACGAGCGGGGCCAGGGCGTGAACCCCCGCCTGCGCGAGCTGCCGAATGTCGTCCTGCTGCCGCACATGGGCTCCGCCACGCGCGAGGCCCGGTTGGAGATGGGCGAGCGGGTGCTGGTCAACATGCAGACCTTCGCCGACGGGCACCGCCCGCCCGATCAGGTGGTGCCTTCGATGCTCTAG
- a CDS encoding N-(5'-phosphoribosyl)anthranilate isomerase has translation MPRAVLPPSIVQPEAWLRHLFSAKAAIDGGVVRRKSSDMERIVGRTRFEAELRRRGFRAVENEGQIVIFCNRGALRLIE, from the coding sequence ATGCCCCGCGCCGTCCTGCCCCCGTCCATCGTTCAGCCAGAGGCCTGGCTGCGGCATCTGTTCTCGGCCAAGGCCGCGATCGACGGGGGCGTGGTGCGACGCAAATCGTCAGATATGGAGCGGATCGTCGGACGCACACGGTTCGAGGCGGAGCTGCGGCGGAGGGGGTTTCGCGCGGTCGAGAACGAAGGGCAGATCGTGATCTTCTGCAATCGCGGCGCGCTGCGGCTGATCGAGTAA
- a CDS encoding sulfotransferase family protein, translating into MGFPGTWMTESESTVYRVVPKCACSSIGQILFYSDHGRFFDGDIHDSKAGLHKWNQEDSKPLIEANVRAHRSYAFTCVRNPYARVLSSFFDKIAGIQRNGKRYRGNMVPMLMEKYGVEVGTPDDGFQFDQIASFRRFLLFARDTIRFRKPMDPDIHWSAMSGHIGTFVANGGRYDHVVFTERFNEGMQVVLDHIETPVPVDLAAVPRFNESEGHGPKRAHPMSAYFDDLSMHLVKEIYHQDFHLFRYDFDNPDNKMPLGEVDLDELHAFLAD; encoded by the coding sequence ATGGGCTTTCCCGGAACATGGATGACCGAAAGCGAAAGCACCGTCTATCGCGTGGTGCCGAAATGCGCCTGTTCATCGATCGGACAGATCCTGTTCTATTCCGACCACGGGCGGTTCTTTGACGGTGACATCCACGACAGCAAGGCCGGCCTGCACAAGTGGAACCAGGAAGACAGCAAACCCCTGATCGAGGCCAATGTCCGCGCCCATCGCAGCTATGCCTTTACCTGCGTGCGCAACCCCTATGCGCGGGTGCTGTCATCGTTCTTCGACAAGATCGCGGGGATTCAGCGCAACGGCAAGCGCTATCGCGGGAACATGGTGCCGATGCTGATGGAGAAATACGGGGTGGAGGTCGGCACGCCCGACGATGGGTTCCAGTTCGATCAGATCGCGTCCTTCCGACGGTTTCTTTTGTTCGCGCGCGACACCATCCGGTTCCGCAAGCCGATGGACCCGGACATCCATTGGTCCGCCATGTCGGGCCATATCGGCACCTTCGTCGCCAATGGCGGGCGTTATGATCACGTCGTCTTCACCGAACGGTTCAACGAGGGGATGCAGGTCGTGCTCGACCATATCGAGACGCCGGTGCCCGTCGATCTGGCCGCCGTGCCCCGCTTCAACGAGAGCGAGGGCCATGGGCCGAAGCGGGCGCATCCCATGTCGGCCTATTTCGACGACCTGTCGATGCACCTGGTCAAGGAGATCTACCATCAGGATTTCCACCTGTTCCGCTATGACTTCGACAACCCCGACAACAAGATGCCCCTGGGCGAGGTCGATCTGGACGAACTCCACGCCTTTCTGGCCGATTGA
- a CDS encoding beta-1,6-N-acetylglucosaminyltransferase has protein sequence MAKIAFLLLCHKDPVAIVRQARGLVAAGDYVAIHFDARAPAEDFAQITQGVAEEPNILVCDKRVKGGWGQWSLVQATLNTARAAERTFPQASHFYMLSGDCRPIKSAEHAHAVLDARDVDYIESVDFFASDWIKTGMKEDRLFYRHLVNEREHKALFYRLLDWQKRLGLSRQPPADINVMIGSQWWCLRRATLQSVLAFCAARRDVLRFFSTTWIPDETFFQTLVRHLVPRDQIDSRTQTFLMFTDYGMPATFHDDHYDLLLGQDYLFARKISPEAATLRDRLETLWTSGRRDLPDVGDGRKVIAYLTARGRAGRRFARRAWEAQAKLDRGQELIVLVSKRHGVARRLAQRLREERVLPALGYIFEEPEADLPDLGGVATTLDKRNRHRRAFLRLLFHRLATNRLAICLDPALFGLLQDAHGSDATVKTLILDSAPTAEELRAQAEAMGLAGPDTPDATLDQTLPVLARDLAQETRRIREADLPHVHTLRAEDPVHEAAATLFNVFGCDPRIAMALAQTPNLFDD, from the coding sequence ATGGCCAAGATCGCCTTTCTGCTGCTGTGCCACAAGGATCCGGTCGCTATCGTGCGGCAGGCGCGCGGCCTGGTGGCGGCGGGCGACTATGTTGCCATCCACTTCGACGCCCGCGCCCCGGCCGAGGATTTCGCGCAGATCACCCAAGGCGTCGCCGAGGAGCCGAACATCCTGGTCTGCGACAAGCGGGTCAAGGGCGGCTGGGGGCAATGGTCGCTGGTGCAGGCGACGCTGAACACGGCCCGCGCGGCAGAACGGACGTTCCCGCAGGCCTCTCATTTCTACATGCTGTCGGGCGACTGCCGGCCGATCAAATCCGCCGAACACGCCCATGCCGTGCTGGACGCCCGCGATGTGGATTACATCGAAAGCGTGGATTTCTTCGCCTCCGACTGGATCAAGACCGGAATGAAAGAGGACCGGTTGTTCTATCGCCACCTCGTCAATGAGCGAGAGCACAAGGCGTTGTTCTACAGGCTGCTCGACTGGCAGAAACGCCTGGGGCTGTCCCGTCAGCCGCCGGCGGACATCAACGTGATGATCGGGTCGCAATGGTGGTGCCTGCGGCGCGCCACCCTCCAGTCGGTCCTGGCGTTCTGTGCCGCGCGGCGCGACGTGCTGCGTTTCTTTTCAACGACATGGATCCCGGACGAGACCTTCTTTCAGACGTTGGTACGCCACCTGGTCCCCCGCGATCAGATCGACAGCCGCACGCAGACATTCCTGATGTTCACCGACTACGGAATGCCCGCGACATTCCATGACGATCACTACGATCTGCTGCTGGGGCAGGATTATCTGTTTGCCCGCAAGATCTCGCCCGAGGCCGCGACGCTGCGGGACAGGTTGGAGACGCTGTGGACCTCTGGCCGCCGCGATCTGCCGGATGTGGGGGATGGGCGCAAAGTGATCGCCTATCTGACCGCGCGCGGGCGGGCAGGGCGCCGATTCGCCCGCCGCGCCTGGGAGGCGCAGGCCAAGTTGGACCGGGGCCAGGAGTTGATCGTTCTGGTCAGCAAGCGGCATGGCGTCGCCCGGCGATTGGCACAGCGCCTGCGCGAGGAACGTGTCCTGCCCGCGCTGGGCTACATCTTCGAAGAGCCAGAGGCGGATCTGCCCGACCTCGGCGGGGTGGCCACGACGCTGGACAAGCGCAATCGGCACCGGCGGGCGTTCCTGCGTCTGCTGTTCCATCGCCTCGCCACCAACCGGTTGGCGATCTGCCTCGATCCGGCGCTGTTCGGCCTGTTGCAGGATGCGCACGGCAGCGATGCCACCGTGAAGACCCTGATCCTGGACAGCGCCCCCACCGCCGAGGAACTGCGCGCCCAGGCCGAGGCGATGGGCCTCGCAGGGCCCGACACGCCGGACGCCACCCTCGATCAGACGTTGCCGGTCCTGGCGCGCGACCTGGCGCAGGAAACCCGCCGCATCCGCGAGGCGGACCTGCCCCATGTCCACACCCTTCGCGCCGAAGATCCGGTGCACGAAGCGGCCGCGACACTCTTCAACGTCTTTGGCTGTGATCCCCGGATCGCGATGGCCCTGGCCCAAACCCCCAACCTGTTCGACGACTGA
- a CDS encoding HIT domain-containing protein, with product MAYTYDDQNIFAKILRGEIPNDTVMETAHTLAFNDITPQAPVHVLVIPKGPYVTYDHFCAEASDVELVDFARTVAAICADRGVTADTSPGFRAISNAGDHAVQEVPHFHMHLLGGRPLGRMLARA from the coding sequence ATGGCCTATACCTACGACGACCAGAACATCTTCGCGAAAATCCTGCGCGGCGAGATCCCCAACGACACCGTGATGGAGACGGCGCATACGCTGGCCTTCAACGACATCACACCGCAGGCCCCGGTGCATGTGCTGGTGATCCCCAAGGGGCCATACGTGACCTACGACCATTTCTGCGCCGAGGCGTCGGATGTGGAACTGGTCGATTTCGCCCGCACCGTGGCCGCGATCTGTGCCGACCGCGGCGTGACGGCGGATACCTCCCCCGGCTTCCGCGCGATCAGCAACGCAGGCGACCATGCCGTGCAGGAGGTGCCGCATTTCCACATGCACCTGCTGGGCGGGCGGCCCCTTGGGCGGATGTTGGCCAGGGCCTGA
- a CDS encoding DUF4336 domain-containing protein codes for MADLVSFRPGVWLAEGPTVSTLGFRYPTRMAVLRLDEGLALWSPVAMSEGLRSEIDALGPVRHLIAPNDLHHLWLDEARGLWPDAQVHAVAPLARKRPDLAFTALGAPVVAWAGALDHVVVPGNRIATEAVFLHRPSGTVLFTDLLQQFPPGYHRGWRAVVARLDLMVGAAPQVPRKFRLAFGDRRAARAALAQVLDWPAEAIVMAHGDPVTSEAHAALARAFDWLMR; via the coding sequence ATGGCTGACCTGGTTTCCTTTCGTCCCGGCGTCTGGTTGGCCGAGGGGCCGACCGTTTCGACGTTGGGCTTTCGCTATCCGACGCGGATGGCGGTCTTGCGGCTGGACGAGGGGCTGGCGCTGTGGTCGCCGGTGGCGATGTCGGAGGGCCTGCGGAGCGAGATAGATGCCCTGGGGCCGGTGCGCCACCTGATCGCGCCCAACGACCTGCATCACCTGTGGCTGGATGAGGCGCGCGGCCTTTGGCCGGACGCGCAGGTCCACGCCGTCGCGCCATTGGCCCGCAAACGGCCCGATCTGGCGTTCACCGCGCTGGGCGCGCCGGTGGTGGCCTGGGCCGGGGCGTTGGACCACGTGGTGGTGCCCGGCAACCGGATCGCGACAGAGGCAGTGTTTCTGCACCGACCGAGCGGCACGGTCCTGTTTACCGATCTGCTGCAGCAGTTCCCGCCCGGTTACCACCGTGGCTGGCGGGCGGTGGTGGCACGGCTGGACCTGATGGTCGGGGCCGCGCCGCAGGTGCCGCGCAAGTTTCGCCTGGCCTTCGGAGATCGCAGGGCGGCACGCGCGGCGCTGGCGCAGGTGCTGGACTGGCCCGCCGAGGCAATCGTCATGGCCCATGGCGATCCTGTGACCAGTGAGGCGCATGCCGCGCTGGCGCGCGCCTTTGATTGGCTGATGCGCTAG
- a CDS encoding Lrp/AsnC family transcriptional regulator produces MKRLEEAGIITRYAAVLDGRKLGLRAFAYVHVSLTDHAEATVRTFSDFVAEDDQVIECASITGDADFVLKVAARDPEGLEAFIMKRILRLGVVRNANTNFILRQTKVGGALPIPDSDDG; encoded by the coding sequence ATGAAACGGCTGGAAGAGGCGGGCATCATCACCCGCTATGCCGCCGTTCTGGACGGGCGCAAGCTGGGCCTGCGGGCCTTTGCCTATGTCCATGTCTCGCTAACCGACCATGCGGAGGCGACGGTGCGGACGTTCTCGGACTTCGTGGCCGAAGACGATCAGGTGATCGAATGCGCCTCGATCACCGGGGATGCGGATTTCGTGCTGAAGGTCGCTGCCCGCGACCCGGAGGGGCTGGAGGCTTTCATCATGAAACGGATCCTGCGGCTGGGCGTGGTGCGCAACGCCAATACCAACTTCATCCTGCGTCAGACCAAGGTGGGCGGCGCGCTGCCGATCCCCGACAGCGACGATGGCTGA
- the phhA gene encoding phenylalanine 4-monooxygenase: MPKSTAYLAKIPDARGHIAYAAEEDAVWADLFARQMPAVRRHAARAYLDGHARLDLPADRVPQCTEVSARLRDLTGWQVAPVPALIGFRQFFGMLADRTFPAASFIRSRAHFDYIEEPDIFHEIFGHTPLLTDPRFAAFSQTIGRAGVACGPGDHVWLIRLYWFTIEFGLLREGSSVKALGSGLASSPTELVHSVEAEAVDRRPFDVIDILRTPYRIDIHQPVYFVLDRADQLFEAADRDLLADIRLARALGLHAPRFAPKAEAS, from the coding sequence ATGCCCAAATCCACTGCCTATCTTGCCAAGATCCCCGACGCGCGGGGGCACATCGCCTATGCCGCCGAGGAAGACGCCGTCTGGGCCGATCTCTTCGCGCGGCAGATGCCCGCCGTGCGCCGCCATGCGGCGCGAGCCTACCTGGACGGCCACGCCCGTCTGGACCTGCCCGCCGACCGGGTGCCGCAATGCACCGAGGTCTCCGCCCGACTGCGTGATCTCACCGGCTGGCAGGTGGCTCCGGTCCCCGCGCTGATCGGTTTCCGGCAATTCTTCGGCATGCTGGCCGACCGGACCTTTCCCGCTGCGTCGTTCATCCGGTCGCGGGCGCATTTCGACTACATCGAAGAGCCGGACATCTTCCACGAGATCTTCGGCCACACACCGCTGTTGACCGACCCCCGCTTTGCCGCCTTCAGTCAGACAATCGGCCGGGCGGGCGTGGCCTGCGGCCCCGGTGACCACGTCTGGCTGATCCGGCTTTATTGGTTCACCATCGAATTCGGCCTGTTGCGCGAGGGGAGCAGCGTCAAGGCGCTTGGCTCCGGTCTCGCCTCCTCGCCCACCGAACTGGTCCATTCGGTCGAGGCGGAGGCGGTGGATCGACGGCCCTTCGATGTGATCGACATCCTCCGCACGCCCTACCGGATCGACATCCACCAGCCGGTCTATTTCGTTCTGGACCGCGCGGATCAACTGTTCGAGGCTGCCGACCGCGACCTGTTGGCGGATATCCGGCTGGCCCGCGCGCTGGGCCTGCATGCGCCCCGCTTTGCGCCCAAGGCGGAGGCGAGCTGA